In the genome of Hymenobacter taeanensis, one region contains:
- the pta gene encoding phosphate acetyltransferase has product MTKTVFIASAEPYTGKSIVALGLVNMLLGQARKIGYFKPIIDADPREKKDAHIETILSYFKLAVAYEDTYAYTRPEALRLMEADAQGEMIDTIIHKYKQLEENYDFTVVEGSDYVGPGTAFEFDANVSIAKNLGVPVIMVVSGEGKTTAQVISAALTTLRSFEAREVPVLLVVANKIKPEQVEDVRELLLGQLPHDMILAVIPEDVNLLHPTMREIHAALGGKLLFGEQQLANQVDNYVIGAMQVPNFLNYLKENVLIVTPGDRGDIIICALQANSSASYPRVAGIVLTAGSEPEAPIVRLIEGLPAVVPILAVPTGSFETTTRVAAIKSRIGPDNPKKIQLAISTFERYVDVRALEEKMVSYQPEGITPHMFQYRLLQWAKRKRQHIVLPEGNDDRILRAAALLLQQNVVDLTILGNPQEVAASAKRLGIQLPPNHLRVIDPVQSKYYSEYVQTFYELRKTKGVNEDMARDLMRDVSYFGSMMVHQGHANGMVSGAVHTTQHTIRPALQFIKTKPGVSVVSSVFFMCLPDRVAVFGDCAVNPNPTAEQLAEIAISSAESSQAFGIESRIAMLSYSSGTSGVGADVEKVRAATEFVRQKRPDLKVEGPIQYDAAVDPIVGRQKLPDSEVAGQASVLIFPDLNTGNNTYKAVQRETGALAIGPVLQGLNKPVNDLSRGCTVDDVFNTVVITAIQSQQG; this is encoded by the coding sequence ATGACCAAAACTGTTTTCATCGCTTCCGCTGAACCTTATACCGGCAAATCAATAGTTGCACTGGGGCTCGTGAACATGCTGCTGGGCCAAGCCCGCAAGATTGGATACTTCAAGCCCATCATCGACGCCGACCCCCGCGAAAAGAAGGATGCTCATATTGAGACCATTCTCAGCTATTTCAAGCTGGCAGTGGCCTACGAAGACACCTACGCTTATACCCGGCCCGAAGCGCTACGCCTGATGGAAGCTGATGCTCAGGGTGAGATGATTGATACTATCATCCACAAATACAAGCAGCTAGAAGAGAATTATGACTTTACAGTAGTAGAAGGCAGTGATTATGTGGGGCCAGGAACCGCGTTTGAATTTGACGCCAATGTTTCCATTGCCAAAAACCTGGGGGTGCCCGTTATTATGGTGGTTTCTGGGGAGGGGAAAACAACGGCTCAGGTAATTAGTGCGGCACTTACTACGCTCCGCAGCTTTGAGGCGCGTGAGGTGCCCGTACTGCTGGTAGTGGCTAATAAAATTAAGCCGGAGCAGGTGGAAGATGTGCGTGAGCTGCTGCTAGGCCAGTTGCCGCACGATATGATTTTGGCGGTAATTCCCGAAGATGTAAACCTGCTGCACCCCACCATGCGCGAAATTCATGCGGCGCTGGGAGGAAAGCTCTTGTTCGGGGAGCAGCAGCTGGCTAATCAGGTAGATAACTACGTGATTGGGGCCATGCAGGTGCCCAACTTCCTGAACTACCTGAAGGAGAACGTGTTAATTGTAACGCCCGGTGACCGGGGCGATATTATTATCTGTGCCCTGCAGGCTAACTCTTCTGCCAGCTACCCGCGGGTGGCGGGTATTGTACTCACGGCCGGCTCAGAGCCTGAGGCGCCTATTGTACGTCTGATTGAGGGCTTGCCCGCCGTAGTACCCATTCTGGCCGTACCCACAGGCTCCTTTGAAACCACCACGCGGGTGGCTGCCATCAAGTCGCGCATTGGGCCCGATAACCCCAAGAAGATTCAGCTAGCCATCAGCACCTTTGAGCGCTACGTGGACGTGCGGGCTCTGGAGGAGAAAATGGTGAGCTACCAGCCGGAGGGAATCACGCCGCACATGTTTCAGTACCGGCTGCTGCAGTGGGCTAAGCGTAAGCGCCAACACATTGTACTGCCCGAAGGCAACGACGACCGTATTCTGCGGGCAGCGGCGCTGCTACTGCAGCAAAATGTAGTAGACCTGACCATTCTGGGCAACCCCCAGGAAGTGGCGGCCTCAGCAAAAAGGTTAGGTATTCAGCTACCACCAAACCATTTGCGCGTCATTGACCCCGTGCAGTCGAAGTACTACTCCGAGTACGTGCAAACGTTTTATGAGCTGCGCAAAACCAAGGGCGTGAATGAGGACATGGCCCGCGACCTGATGCGCGACGTGTCGTATTTCGGGAGCATGATGGTGCACCAGGGCCACGCCAATGGTATGGTGTCGGGAGCGGTGCATACTACTCAACACACAATTCGGCCCGCCCTGCAGTTCATTAAAACCAAGCCCGGCGTGTCGGTAGTATCATCGGTGTTCTTCATGTGCCTGCCTGATCGGGTGGCCGTGTTTGGCGACTGCGCGGTGAACCCCAATCCTACGGCCGAGCAACTGGCAGAAATTGCTATTTCATCGGCGGAAAGCAGCCAGGCCTTCGGGATTGAGTCGCGCATTGCCATGCTCTCGTATTCCTCGGGTACCTCGGGGGTAGGAGCTGATGTGGAAAAGGTACGAGCGGCCACGGAGTTTGTGCGGCAGAAGCGGCCCGACCTGAAAGTGGAGGGCCCCATTCAGTATGATGCCGCCGTAGACCCCATTGTAGGCCGGCAGAAGCTGCCGGATTCGGAAGTAGCGGGGCAGGCTAGCGTGCTGATTTTCCCTGACCTCAACACGGGTAACAATACCTACAAAGCCGTGCAGCGCGAAACTGGAGCTCTGGCTATTGGGCCGGTGCTACAGGGCCTCAATAAACCCGTAAACGACCTCAGCCGCGGCTGTACGGTTGATGACGTGTTCAACACCGTGGTTATTACAGCCATCCAGAGTCAGCAAGGCTAA
- a CDS encoding DUF808 domain-containing protein: protein MPSGFFALLDDVSALVKASAASLDDVPTQIAKTTGKVSGIVIDDTAVTPKYVVGLDPSRELSIIFQIAKKSLLNKLLILSPAALGLGYFAPWAITPILMLGGAYLCFEGYEKVHSLFSKHPHVADEKEIPAITPEELEQERIAGAVRTDIILSAEIMAIAYSQVTGQPIVNQILVMLAVAVVITVGVYGFVGLIVKMDDIGVHLAQGDYSAAIQGFGRGMVRFMPHFLRILGYVGTAAMLWVGAEIIAHGIPYTSHLLHELEHALATVPLVAWLAKALACGIAGLILGFLVDKVVSLVKKAWPGSN, encoded by the coding sequence ATGCCTTCAGGATTTTTTGCCCTCTTAGACGATGTTTCAGCTTTGGTGAAGGCCAGTGCTGCCAGTTTAGACGATGTGCCCACCCAGATAGCCAAGACGACCGGCAAGGTTTCTGGGATAGTGATTGACGATACGGCGGTGACGCCGAAGTATGTAGTAGGCCTAGACCCCTCCCGGGAGCTGTCAATTATCTTTCAGATTGCGAAAAAGTCACTGCTCAACAAACTGCTGATTTTAAGTCCGGCAGCCTTAGGGTTGGGGTACTTCGCTCCATGGGCTATTACGCCTATTTTGATGCTGGGTGGTGCTTATCTGTGCTTCGAGGGGTACGAAAAGGTGCATTCTCTTTTCAGCAAGCACCCCCATGTGGCCGACGAAAAGGAAATACCTGCTATTACGCCGGAGGAGCTGGAACAGGAGCGTATTGCGGGCGCTGTGCGCACAGATATTATTCTGTCGGCGGAGATTATGGCTATTGCCTACAGCCAGGTAACCGGGCAGCCCATCGTGAACCAGATTCTGGTGATGTTGGCGGTAGCTGTTGTAATCACAGTGGGGGTATATGGGTTTGTAGGGCTGATTGTGAAGATGGATGACATTGGCGTGCACCTGGCCCAAGGGGACTATAGTGCTGCCATCCAAGGCTTCGGGCGTGGCATGGTAAGGTTTATGCCACATTTCCTGCGTATTCTGGGCTATGTGGGTACGGCTGCCATGCTCTGGGTTGGGGCCGAAATCATTGCCCATGGTATACCGTATACCAGCCACTTGCTACATGAGCTGGAACACGCCTTAGCTACTGTACCATTAGTGGCATGGCTCGCCAAGGCTCTTGCTTGTGGCATTGCCGGGCTTATACTGGGGTTCTTAGTTGATAAGGTGGTAAGTCTGGTAAAGAAGGCGTGGCCTGGCAGCAATTAA